Proteins encoded in a region of the Devosia sp. RR2S18 genome:
- a CDS encoding DUF2264 domain-containing protein: MTYDPLSANPLHGNPLQTRADVERGLQDLFQPLLPYFSQGGARVRLDAAAAHFDRAAADLEGFARPLWGLTPLAAGGGEFGHWELYRRGLANGTNPEHPEYWGAVNSTDQRMVELAAIGFTMRLLPHLVWEPLEQKAKDNLAAYLKHARQFDYADNNWKFFRILVDLGLEECGVDFDRSLTEKYLEELDGFYLGDGWYRDGNVRRIDHYIPFAMHFYGLIYSKLARNDDKRAAAYKERAALFAKDIQHWFDDEGGTLAFGRSLTYRFACAGIWGALAFADIEALPWGEIKGHFLRHLRWWSQHPIANRDGVLSIGYGYPNLFMSEGYNSAGSPYWALKAFLPLALPEDHPFWTAEEAPARFTDEPVPLRHPGMIMMHTTGNVVALSSGQQNWQMRHGSEKYAKFAYSSRYGFSVEVDERAYNMGAFDGALALSDDGRHFRVRETNEVAQIAGNMLFSRWKPWNDVTVETWLLPAHPWHIRVHRITTPRALHGTEGGFAIARADLNADTCIDEPSRAIAKSQTDVSAIVDLGGKREGRAHRAYPNTNLIVAKTIVPQLRGEIPAGTTVLVTAAMALPPGDAAEAALNQPPAAPDLSEIEALFAREGVDVSAILVPERF; the protein is encoded by the coding sequence ATGACCTATGATCCGCTGAGCGCCAATCCGCTGCATGGCAATCCGCTCCAGACCCGCGCCGATGTTGAACGAGGCTTGCAGGACCTGTTCCAGCCGCTGCTGCCCTATTTCTCCCAAGGCGGCGCGCGGGTGCGGCTAGATGCGGCGGCTGCCCATTTCGACCGCGCCGCAGCCGATCTCGAAGGCTTTGCTCGGCCGCTGTGGGGGCTGACGCCCTTGGCAGCGGGCGGTGGGGAGTTCGGTCATTGGGAGCTCTATCGCCGCGGCCTGGCCAATGGCACCAATCCCGAGCATCCCGAATATTGGGGCGCGGTCAATTCGACCGATCAACGCATGGTGGAGTTGGCGGCAATCGGCTTTACCATGCGGCTCCTGCCGCACCTGGTGTGGGAGCCGCTGGAACAAAAGGCGAAGGACAATCTCGCCGCCTATCTCAAGCACGCCCGGCAGTTCGATTATGCGGACAACAATTGGAAGTTCTTCCGCATCCTTGTCGATCTGGGGCTAGAAGAGTGCGGCGTCGATTTCGATCGGTCGCTCACAGAGAAGTACCTCGAGGAGCTGGACGGCTTCTATCTGGGTGACGGATGGTACCGCGATGGCAATGTGCGGCGCATCGATCACTACATTCCATTCGCCATGCACTTCTATGGCCTGATCTACAGCAAGCTTGCGCGTAACGATGACAAGCGTGCCGCCGCCTACAAGGAGCGGGCGGCGCTGTTCGCCAAGGATATTCAGCACTGGTTTGACGATGAGGGCGGCACGCTGGCCTTCGGGCGAAGCCTGACCTATCGCTTTGCCTGTGCCGGCATCTGGGGCGCGCTCGCCTTTGCCGATATCGAGGCGCTGCCCTGGGGGGAGATCAAGGGGCACTTCCTGCGCCATCTGCGCTGGTGGAGCCAACACCCCATCGCCAATCGAGACGGCGTTCTCTCGATTGGCTACGGCTATCCCAATCTCTTCATGTCCGAGGGCTACAATTCGGCCGGCTCACCCTATTGGGCGCTCAAGGCCTTTCTGCCGCTGGCACTGCCCGAGGATCATCCGTTCTGGACGGCTGAGGAGGCGCCAGCGCGGTTCACCGACGAGCCGGTGCCGCTCCGGCATCCCGGCATGATAATGATGCACACCACAGGCAATGTGGTGGCGCTTTCAAGCGGTCAGCAGAACTGGCAGATGCGGCATGGCAGCGAGAAATACGCCAAGTTCGCGTACTCTTCCCGTTACGGGTTCTCCGTTGAGGTGGACGAACGCGCCTACAATATGGGGGCATTCGATGGGGCGCTGGCGCTCTCGGACGACGGCCGACACTTCCGGGTTCGCGAAACCAACGAAGTGGCCCAGATTGCCGGCAACATGCTCTTCAGCCGCTGGAAACCCTGGAACGATGTGACCGTCGAGACCTGGTTGCTGCCAGCCCATCCCTGGCACATCCGCGTGCATCGGATCACGACGCCACGCGCGCTACACGGAACAGAGGGCGGGTTCGCCATTGCCCGGGCCGACCTCAACGCCGATACCTGCATCGATGAGCCAAGCCGGGCCATCGCGAAGAGCCAGACCGATGTGAGTGCCATAGTGGACTTGGGCGGAAAGCGGGAAGGGCGGGCGCATCGAGCATATCCCAACACCAATCTAATCGTCGCCAAGACCATTGTGCCGCAACTGCGCGGTGAAATCCCCGCCGGCACGACGGTGCTGGTAACGGCGGCTATGGCCCTGCCGCCAGGCGATGCGGCCGAGGCGGCACTGAACCAGCCTCCCGCGGCGCCTGACCTGAGTGAAATCGAGGCGCTGTTTGCGCGCGAGGGCGTTGACGTCAGCGCCATCCTGGTACCGGAGCGGTTCTGA
- a CDS encoding hydroxyacid dehydrogenase — protein sequence MMRPKLAFAMAADKTKFVFDGDGLSRLAQICDVVQEEPLGEFESAQARQTLACVDILITGWGCPMITAEAVRAAPNLQLIAHAAGTVKYMLDPAVYGAGIRVTHAADANAVPVAEFTLASIIFANKRVFELRDRYRADPSRRSSYALMDEPIGNFRRTVGLIGASRIGRKVATLLECLDCEVLLYDPFVQGGDPITKIAELVDLDALMARSDVVSIHAPSLPSTHGMIGSHQLKLMKDGAALINTARGALVDEAALIAELQTERIHAVIDVTDPEIPEAQSPLFSLPNVFLTPHVAGAIGTERLRLGQMAIEEVERFVAGLPMAYEVEPALLERLA from the coding sequence CTGATGCGACCCAAGCTGGCCTTTGCCATGGCTGCCGACAAAACCAAGTTCGTCTTTGATGGGGACGGGCTGAGCCGGCTCGCCCAGATCTGCGACGTGGTCCAGGAGGAGCCACTCGGAGAGTTCGAGAGTGCACAGGCGCGGCAGACATTGGCCTGCGTGGATATCCTCATCACCGGCTGGGGGTGTCCCATGATCACCGCCGAAGCGGTTCGCGCTGCCCCCAATTTGCAATTGATCGCGCATGCCGCGGGCACGGTGAAATACATGCTTGATCCGGCAGTCTACGGGGCAGGCATCCGGGTCACCCATGCGGCCGATGCTAATGCGGTACCGGTCGCCGAGTTTACGCTCGCCTCGATCATCTTCGCGAACAAGCGCGTATTCGAGTTACGCGACCGCTATCGCGCCGACCCCTCGCGCCGCAGCAGCTATGCTTTGATGGACGAGCCTATCGGCAATTTCCGCCGCACCGTGGGGCTGATCGGCGCCTCGCGCATCGGCCGCAAGGTAGCAACGCTGCTCGAATGCCTCGACTGTGAGGTGCTGCTCTATGACCCGTTCGTGCAAGGGGGCGACCCCATCACCAAGATAGCCGAACTGGTGGATCTCGATGCGCTGATGGCCAGGTCGGACGTGGTGTCGATCCACGCCCCTTCACTGCCGTCGACCCACGGCATGATCGGCTCGCACCAGCTCAAGCTCATGAAGGATGGTGCGGCCTTGATCAACACCGCGCGCGGTGCGTTGGTTGATGAAGCTGCCTTGATTGCTGAACTGCAGACCGAGCGTATCCATGCGGTGATCGACGTTACCGACCCCGAAATTCCGGAGGCCCAGTCGCCCTTGTTCAGCCTGCCCAACGTCTTCCTGACCCCGCATGTGGCCGGGGCGATCGGCACCGAAAGACTCCGACTCGGGCAGATGGCAATCGAGGAGGTCGAGCGCTTCGTGGCCGGCTTGCCCATGGCCTATGAGGTCGAACCGGCGCTGCTGGAGCGGCTCGCCTAA
- a CDS encoding ABC transporter ATP-binding protein, giving the protein MTKLLTVNNLSKYYTLSGGLFAPERRLDALTDINLTVDAGETLAIVGESGCGKTTLGRCIIQAQPASEGRVIYHPKGQPDVDLTALNKRQIKPWRQDIRMIFQDPMSSLNPNMRVFDIVAEPLRIHKIARGKALEERVISTLEKVGIPREAVDRYPHAFSGGQRQRIGIARALVLDPKLVIADEAVSALDVSIQAQVLNLLEDLKSEFGLTYIFISHDLGVVNYIADRVVVMYLGNIVENAPTEMLFERPRHPYTELLLEALPIADPTRRKGRNKEVRGEIPYLGNRPVGCPFNTRCKYAQDICRTEKPALRPVHGTRQEAACHFAETLDLNGAYDAAPQRTYA; this is encoded by the coding sequence ATGACCAAGCTGCTCACCGTCAACAACTTATCCAAATACTATACGCTTTCGGGTGGACTGTTCGCGCCCGAACGGCGGCTGGACGCGCTGACCGATATCAACCTCACGGTCGATGCCGGCGAGACGCTGGCCATTGTGGGCGAGAGTGGCTGCGGCAAGACCACTTTGGGCCGCTGTATCATCCAGGCGCAGCCGGCTAGCGAAGGCCGCGTGATCTACCACCCCAAGGGGCAGCCGGATGTGGACCTCACGGCGCTCAACAAGCGGCAGATCAAGCCCTGGCGGCAGGACATCCGCATGATCTTCCAGGATCCCATGAGCTCGCTCAACCCCAATATGCGGGTCTTCGACATCGTCGCCGAGCCATTGCGTATCCACAAGATCGCGCGGGGCAAGGCGCTGGAGGAGCGGGTGATCAGCACGCTCGAAAAAGTAGGAATCCCGCGTGAAGCTGTGGACCGGTATCCCCATGCGTTTTCAGGCGGGCAGCGGCAGCGTATCGGCATCGCCCGGGCCCTGGTGCTCGACCCTAAGCTGGTAATCGCCGACGAGGCGGTCTCGGCGCTCGACGTCTCGATCCAGGCGCAGGTGCTCAATCTGCTCGAAGATCTCAAGAGCGAGTTCGGGCTGACCTACATCTTCATCAGCCACGATCTGGGCGTGGTGAACTACATCGCCGACCGTGTGGTGGTCATGTATCTCGGCAATATCGTCGAGAATGCGCCGACGGAAATGCTCTTCGAAAGGCCCCGGCACCCCTACACCGAGTTGCTGCTCGAGGCGCTGCCGATCGCCGATCCGACCCGCCGGAAAGGGCGGAACAAGGAAGTGCGCGGGGAGATCCCTTATCTCGGCAATCGTCCGGTGGGTTGCCCCTTCAACACCCGCTGCAAATACGCCCAGGACATCTGCCGCACCGAAAAGCCGGCACTTCGGCCAGTTCACGGCACGCGCCAGGAAGCGGCCTGCCATTTCGCCGAAACCCTCGACCTCAATGGCGCCTATGACGCGGCGCCGCAAAGGACCTACGCTTAA
- a CDS encoding phosphotransferase enzyme family protein — protein sequence MPLQAYDIDAALGLWNETKGAAAQLINYSENHTFLIDTAEQGRFTLRVHRPGYQSRPSIESELAWLTALRQATDLAIPEPVWGRNGSLLQAFRTAGGEDRLAVLFRFVAGVEPTLADDLTGLFGKLGNFAATMHRHVMEWERPSGFKRQAWNAETVLSPEGLWGDWRRAPGVNPATAAILEELSQTLTARLERYGTSRQRYGLVHADMRLGNILDDAGKITLIDFDDCGFCWYGYDFAASISFHETSPAIPALKSAWLSSYRSVRPFNEEDEAELESMVMLRRMALLAWIGSHAETTLAQSHMPGFAEGTADLARRYLAGSLWD from the coding sequence ATGCCGCTGCAGGCGTACGATATTGATGCAGCGCTTGGCCTGTGGAACGAGACCAAAGGCGCCGCGGCGCAACTCATCAACTACTCCGAAAATCACACCTTTCTGATCGATACGGCCGAGCAGGGGCGCTTCACGCTACGGGTGCATCGTCCAGGTTACCAGTCCCGCCCGTCCATCGAGAGCGAACTTGCCTGGCTGACGGCTTTGCGGCAGGCGACCGACCTTGCCATACCCGAGCCGGTCTGGGGGCGGAACGGCAGCCTGCTGCAGGCCTTCCGAACCGCAGGCGGCGAGGATCGGCTAGCCGTGCTCTTTCGCTTTGTCGCCGGCGTCGAGCCGACGCTGGCCGACGATCTTACGGGGCTATTCGGGAAACTGGGCAATTTTGCCGCAACCATGCATCGGCACGTGATGGAATGGGAGCGACCGTCCGGCTTCAAGCGCCAGGCGTGGAATGCAGAGACGGTGCTTTCGCCGGAGGGGCTCTGGGGTGATTGGCGCCGCGCTCCGGGCGTCAACCCCGCCACTGCGGCCATTCTCGAAGAGCTGAGCCAGACACTCACGGCGCGGCTGGAACGCTATGGCACGAGCCGGCAACGATACGGCTTGGTGCATGCCGATATGCGGCTAGGCAATATTCTCGACGATGCCGGCAAGATCACCCTCATCGACTTCGATGATTGCGGCTTCTGCTGGTACGGCTACGACTTCGCCGCCTCCATTTCATTCCACGAGACCAGTCCGGCCATCCCAGCGTTGAAATCGGCTTGGCTCTCCAGCTATCGCTCGGTCCGTCCCTTCAACGAGGAGGATGAGGCGGAACTCGAGTCCATGGTCATGCTGCGGCGCATGGCGTTGCTTGCCTGGATCGGCTCACACGCCGAGACCACGCTGGCGCAATCCCATATGCCTGGGTTTGCGGAGGGCACTGCCGATCTGGCGCGGCGCTACCTTGCCGGCTCCCTCTGGGACTGA
- a CDS encoding O-antigen ligase family protein: MSTDVGARGTTRQVGVSLAGLRFAVFTTRNLVFLIAVLAMNYTLSRPSPVDLLYITSFLITLFYLTLLEKPEVTRRSVMLALLLGAWAVSYFLASMPHFSKDQVGFELLAKTFAISIGFVGAFVSMSWNRRHFETFMMVYIASCVIASLLGTAGFLIQHPLLTWDGRAKGLIDDPNMYGSFLIPAVVFCAYFLSRGQGSKLLLIGSIAVVLLGILLSFSRIAIVAAGFCLFAYIFFHNRRHPRRLVLIVGGLIMTSVALFALASLISAEFTDKLLDRLTFAKAYDLGEQGRYARYMLVLPMILQNPIGVGVLQLEKIFPEPIHNIWLSSFVNYGWGGGISYIILAVGSVVVSLRNYRRTNNEIAIALLISLMGIIFCSSLHEGEHWRHSWLFYGLIWGLNSYNVGLQRPSPARVHVSPVRHSPQPQRRPATAIPSRTGVPAPTRRSVVAQSKEPGAERTRRSVTVQSQREPAR, translated from the coding sequence ACCACACGGCAGGTGGGGGTGAGCCTTGCGGGGCTGCGCTTCGCCGTCTTCACGACACGCAACCTGGTCTTCCTCATCGCCGTGCTGGCGATGAACTACACGCTCAGCCGTCCATCACCAGTTGATCTGCTGTACATCACGTCGTTTCTGATCACGCTCTTCTATCTGACCTTGCTGGAAAAGCCGGAAGTGACCCGCAGGTCGGTGATGCTCGCCCTCCTGCTCGGCGCCTGGGCGGTTTCCTACTTCCTGGCGTCCATGCCGCATTTCAGCAAGGATCAGGTCGGCTTTGAACTGCTGGCCAAGACCTTCGCGATCTCGATTGGGTTTGTGGGTGCTTTCGTTTCGATGAGCTGGAATCGCCGGCACTTCGAAACTTTCATGATGGTCTACATTGCGTCTTGCGTAATTGCCTCACTGCTCGGCACAGCCGGCTTTCTGATCCAGCACCCACTCCTGACTTGGGACGGGAGAGCCAAGGGCCTTATCGACGACCCGAACATGTACGGCTCGTTCCTCATTCCAGCCGTGGTGTTTTGTGCCTATTTCCTGTCGCGCGGACAGGGCAGCAAGTTGCTGCTCATCGGCTCGATCGCGGTTGTCCTCCTCGGCATCTTGCTGTCCTTTTCGCGTATCGCCATTGTGGCGGCGGGCTTTTGCCTCTTCGCCTACATCTTCTTCCACAATCGGCGGCACCCGCGTCGCTTGGTGCTGATTGTCGGCGGCCTGATCATGACCAGTGTGGCGCTCTTCGCGCTTGCGAGCCTCATCTCGGCTGAGTTCACCGACAAGCTCCTGGATCGCCTCACCTTTGCCAAGGCCTACGACCTGGGCGAGCAAGGGCGATATGCGCGCTATATGCTCGTCCTGCCCATGATCCTACAGAACCCAATCGGCGTCGGCGTGCTGCAGCTCGAAAAGATCTTCCCCGAGCCGATCCACAACATCTGGCTCAGTTCCTTCGTCAACTACGGTTGGGGCGGAGGCATCAGCTACATCATTCTTGCCGTCGGCAGCGTCGTGGTTTCGCTGCGTAACTACCGGCGGACAAACAACGAGATCGCCATCGCCTTGCTGATCTCGCTGATGGGCATCATCTTCTGTTCGTCCCTGCACGAGGGGGAGCACTGGCGGCACTCCTGGCTCTTCTACGGGCTGATTTGGGGCCTCAACTCCTACAATGTCGGGCTGCAGCGACCATCCCCCGCGAGGGTGCACGTCAGCCCGGTCAGGCACTCGCCGCAGCCGCAGCGGCGTCCGGCCACAGCTATTCCGTCGCGGACCGGCGTCCCTGCTCCAACAAGACGCAGTGTCGTCGCCCAAAGCAAAGAGCCAGGGGCGGAACGCACCCGCCGCTCAGTGACGGTTCAGTCCCAGAGGGAGCCGGCAAGGTAG
- a CDS encoding acyltransferase — protein sequence MEAGTPTSGPVVGNGADVHEHGQWHRRRLEFLTWDRTPEDIAGADHQARLKLLEEVAGAQFAPTAYIAAEAAIYTTHLVLGERSWIAGHALVRGDVEFGAHCTVNSYAMISGKVRCGDGVRIASHSSLVGFNHGFDDPGVPIHVQRHETLGITIEDDVWIGANAVLVDGVRVGKGAVIAAGAVVSRDVPPLAIVAGVPAKVVRYRGQSGKSDVAAVLERLGAAAKGQWKTILARYERAGEYLSREADGTERRSIRHLCDAIEIAAAFGETPPRLDRIATVARLQAVQEATTGLFPDPFQPPRSGEALRENGLALYNVLAVGYALEALGSHPLHRIAAVEDLTAIELCSWLENLPWRERAWSAGSVVDAIGTALYFNARYFQTARSRETLFGWLALKQDRGTGLWGAPTAEQGLLQPVNGFYRLTRGTYAQWGLPVPNAERAIDSVLLNYRNYGGFSDATYTACNLLDTIHPLWLCLRQTDHRRAEAEAIARAIITRAGERWVEDQGFAFADGQFPSLQGTEMWLSVVHLAAKLLGVETSFTFVPKGVHRTEAVGLGL from the coding sequence ATGGAAGCGGGCACCCCTACAAGCGGTCCAGTTGTCGGGAACGGAGCCGATGTTCACGAGCATGGCCAATGGCACCGCCGCCGTCTGGAGTTCCTGACCTGGGATCGGACGCCCGAAGACATCGCCGGTGCAGACCACCAAGCCCGGCTGAAGCTCCTGGAGGAGGTGGCGGGAGCGCAGTTTGCCCCAACTGCATACATCGCTGCCGAGGCGGCGATCTACACCACGCATCTGGTGCTGGGGGAAAGGAGCTGGATCGCCGGCCATGCCTTGGTGCGTGGCGATGTCGAGTTCGGCGCCCATTGTACCGTCAACTCCTACGCCATGATCTCGGGCAAGGTGCGGTGCGGCGATGGCGTGCGGATTGCCAGCCATTCTTCCCTGGTGGGCTTCAATCATGGCTTCGATGACCCCGGCGTGCCGATCCATGTGCAAAGGCACGAGACACTCGGCATCACCATTGAGGATGACGTTTGGATCGGTGCCAATGCGGTGCTCGTCGACGGCGTGCGGGTGGGCAAGGGGGCCGTAATCGCCGCTGGTGCGGTGGTCAGTCGGGACGTGCCGCCGCTGGCAATCGTTGCAGGCGTCCCGGCAAAAGTTGTCCGCTACCGAGGCCAGTCTGGAAAGAGCGACGTTGCAGCGGTGCTGGAACGCCTTGGCGCCGCCGCCAAGGGGCAATGGAAAACCATTCTAGCGCGCTACGAACGAGCCGGGGAGTATCTCTCGCGCGAGGCCGATGGCACCGAGCGCCGCAGCATCAGGCACCTGTGTGACGCCATCGAGATTGCGGCTGCCTTTGGCGAAACCCCGCCGCGATTGGACCGGATCGCCACTGTCGCGAGGCTGCAGGCTGTACAGGAAGCGACCACGGGTCTCTTTCCAGATCCGTTCCAGCCACCCCGATCAGGGGAGGCGCTACGAGAGAATGGCCTTGCGCTCTATAATGTGCTGGCCGTCGGATATGCGCTGGAAGCGCTGGGCAGCCATCCGCTGCACCGCATTGCTGCAGTGGAGGATCTCACTGCAATCGAGCTGTGCTCCTGGCTTGAAAACCTCCCATGGCGCGAGCGCGCCTGGAGCGCTGGCTCGGTTGTCGACGCCATCGGCACGGCACTCTATTTCAACGCGCGCTACTTCCAGACCGCACGATCGCGCGAGACACTGTTCGGCTGGTTGGCACTCAAACAGGACCGCGGCACCGGTTTGTGGGGCGCGCCGACCGCTGAACAAGGATTGCTGCAGCCGGTCAATGGCTTCTATCGACTGACCCGCGGTACCTATGCGCAATGGGGCCTGCCGGTCCCGAACGCGGAACGGGCAATCGACTCCGTGCTGCTCAACTACCGCAACTATGGCGGTTTCTCGGACGCAACCTACACGGCCTGCAATCTGCTCGACACCATCCATCCGCTCTGGCTTTGCCTGCGGCAGACCGATCATCGTCGCGCCGAAGCAGAGGCGATCGCCCGTGCAATTATCACGCGGGCAGGGGAGCGGTGGGTCGAGGACCAAGGCTTTGCCTTCGCCGATGGCCAGTTCCCCAGTCTGCAAGGCACCGAAATGTGGCTGTCTGTCGTACACCTGGCGGCCAAACTCTTGGGCGTTGAAACGTCCTTCACCTTTGTCCCCAAAGGCGTGCACCGGACCGAGGCTGTGGGGCTTGGATTGTAG
- a CDS encoding ThuA domain-containing protein, translating to MAGKKALVVWGGMELHTPERGANVVRDLLEAEGFAVTVTPEYDALGDEDVGSNDLVVPVITDGQLAPDKMDNLVRAIRAGTGLAGYHMGLATTFRASVPFRYAASCYWVQHPGNIITYRVDVTKSDHPIMAGIDSFEHTSEQYYLNYDPAVEVLATTTFSGEFHPWRKDVVMPVVFTTQHDRGRVFYSSLGHTADELEIPQVRTILQRGLLWAAR from the coding sequence ATGGCAGGCAAGAAGGCTCTGGTCGTCTGGGGCGGCATGGAACTGCACACGCCCGAACGCGGCGCCAACGTGGTGCGCGACCTACTAGAGGCGGAAGGCTTTGCGGTGACCGTGACGCCGGAGTACGACGCGCTGGGCGACGAGGACGTGGGTAGCAACGACCTCGTCGTGCCTGTGATCACCGACGGGCAACTCGCCCCCGACAAGATGGACAACCTTGTCCGAGCTATTCGCGCCGGAACCGGCCTGGCAGGCTATCACATGGGGCTCGCGACGACGTTCCGCGCCAGCGTACCCTTCCGCTATGCGGCAAGCTGCTACTGGGTGCAGCACCCGGGCAACATCATCACCTATCGGGTGGATGTGACCAAATCGGACCACCCGATCATGGCGGGTATAGACAGCTTCGAGCACACCTCCGAGCAATATTACCTCAACTACGACCCGGCGGTTGAGGTGCTTGCCACCACCACCTTCTCAGGTGAATTCCATCCCTGGCGCAAGGATGTGGTGATGCCGGTGGTCTTCACGACACAGCACGACCGGGGGCGGGTGTTCTATTCCTCGCTCGGCCATACTGCCGATGAGTTGGAGATCCCTCAGGTGCGTACGATCCTCCAGCGGGGGCTCCTCTGGGCGGCCCGGTAG
- a CDS encoding GMC family oxidoreductase — protein MQKYDFIIVGGGSAASVAAMRLVRDYGLSVLLLERGRRRTNPIMGMPAGYMKYLARDTFLEMHKTAPQPQLGGRGPVVPVAKVLGGGSAVNAMVYMRGQKEDYEGWAAHLGNGEQWSYADMLPHFRSLEANSRFNNSYHGIDGGLRVSDPGHLSDTTEDFLLAAQGMGYAINPDFNGERQNGVGIMQHTYGKWNRRMRRSDASVAFLNQLEGDQRLKIETGARVDRVLLDGGRAVGVEYVAAGETHRVHAEREVLMAAGTYNTAKLLMLSGIGPADHLQEHGISVAADLPVGSNLQDHHEVPVIATTTGKSGYFGQDRGWPMIRNGLQYLLFNSGPVTTTGIEACLFFDPDGGDRPTIQLYCAPIVYQDRDVAKAKPTWGVTFTSCLLRPKARGTVRLRSADPAAQPLVNCNFFGHPDDLRLTLKAMRVARELLETEPLRSKVREEILPGPALVDDESLAAFAGQTVKTNYHPSGSAPMGPEKDPAAVLDISLRVRGIEGLRVIDCSVMPTIVSGNTNAPAMAIGSKAADLVAAE, from the coding sequence GTGCAGAAATACGATTTCATCATTGTCGGAGGCGGATCGGCAGCCTCGGTGGCCGCCATGCGCCTTGTGCGCGATTATGGCCTGTCCGTTCTGCTGCTGGAGCGCGGCCGCCGCAGAACCAACCCGATCATGGGTATGCCGGCCGGCTACATGAAATACCTGGCGCGCGACACTTTTCTTGAGATGCACAAGACGGCGCCTCAGCCACAGCTCGGCGGGCGGGGACCTGTTGTGCCGGTGGCGAAAGTGCTGGGCGGCGGCAGTGCCGTGAACGCGATGGTCTATATGCGTGGCCAGAAGGAGGATTATGAAGGTTGGGCCGCCCATCTCGGCAATGGCGAGCAATGGTCCTATGCCGACATGCTCCCGCACTTCCGCTCGCTTGAGGCCAATAGCCGCTTCAACAATTCCTATCACGGCATTGATGGGGGGCTGCGCGTCTCGGACCCGGGGCATCTCAGCGATACGACCGAGGACTTCCTGCTTGCGGCGCAGGGCATGGGCTACGCCATTAATCCAGACTTCAATGGCGAGCGGCAGAACGGCGTGGGCATCATGCAGCATACCTATGGCAAATGGAACCGCCGCATGCGCCGCTCCGATGCCAGTGTCGCCTTTCTGAATCAGCTAGAGGGTGATCAGCGCCTCAAGATCGAAACTGGAGCCCGCGTGGACCGCGTACTCCTCGATGGCGGGCGGGCTGTGGGTGTGGAGTATGTTGCGGCTGGCGAAACTCACCGCGTGCATGCCGAGCGCGAAGTGCTGATGGCCGCGGGCACCTATAACACCGCCAAACTGCTGATGCTCTCGGGCATCGGGCCGGCAGATCACCTCCAAGAGCACGGCATTTCCGTTGCTGCCGACCTGCCTGTGGGATCCAATCTCCAGGACCATCATGAGGTGCCAGTCATCGCCACGACGACGGGCAAGTCCGGCTATTTCGGCCAGGACCGGGGCTGGCCGATGATCCGCAATGGCCTACAATATCTCCTGTTCAATTCCGGCCCGGTGACCACCACGGGCATCGAGGCGTGTCTCTTCTTTGATCCCGACGGCGGGGATCGGCCGACCATCCAGCTCTATTGCGCGCCGATCGTCTATCAGGATCGAGATGTCGCCAAGGCCAAGCCGACCTGGGGTGTGACCTTTACCTCCTGCCTTCTGCGCCCCAAGGCACGAGGAACGGTCCGGCTGCGCTCTGCCGATCCCGCTGCGCAACCGCTGGTGAACTGCAATTTCTTCGGCCATCCCGATGATCTGCGGCTGACGCTCAAGGCCATGCGGGTGGCGCGGGAACTGCTGGAAACTGAACCGCTGCGGTCCAAGGTGCGCGAGGAGATATTGCCCGGTCCTGCTCTCGTGGATGATGAGAGCCTCGCCGCCTTTGCCGGGCAGACGGTCAAGACCAACTATCATCCTTCTGGGTCCGCCCCGATGGGACCGGAGAAGGATCCTGCCGCCGTGCTCGATATCAGTCTGCGCGTCCGCGGGATTGAAGGCCTGCGGGTGATCGATTGCTCGGTCATGCCCACTATCGTCTCGGGCAACACCAACGCGCCCGCCATGGCCATCGGCAGCAAGGCGGCAGACTTGGTAGCGGCTGAGTAG